Proteins encoded in a region of the Trypanosoma brucei gambiense DAL972 chromosome 11, complete sequence genome:
- a CDS encoding peptidase, putative — MIGFVYNIVCMVRCRSRDVVEEEDAYVVGSGTYCGGGTAEMVKLAACKLLYFSYRCQFEPLRNGSTTDIGWGCTIRAGQMMLAHALMRYKNGGGASFEDSIVPSLKQATQHLFHDDPSAPFGIHAITNKGVQHGAPCGSWFGPTHVAVVMGALMEDYLSSGGQGPDVLVLRDRQVMEDEVRKILLLSKHVLLLIPVMLGPHHISEGYAKLLKRCLRMESTVGAVGGKEGSAFFFMGYQGGNLIVLDPHYAQSAFTCSDTQGKISGEWYTLPLTSCSTSVLLGFYIHSPDSFSQFTGDIKDANSSLIFPLIEVTTSDCVGHIFSEDDPDVCSLVSFGDEESSGASQPVT; from the coding sequence ATGATTGGTTTCGTGTACAATATAGTGTGTATGGTTCGTTGTAGAAGTCGAGATGTGGTAGAGGAAGAAGATGCATACGTCGTTGGTTCAGGTACGTACTGTGGAGGTGGAACCGCGGAAATGGTAAAGTTAGCGGCCTGCAAGCTACTGTATTTTTCTTATCGTTGCCAGTTTGAACCACTGAGGAACGGCTCAACAACCGATATCGGGTGGGGGTGCACGATTCGTGCGGGTCAAATGATGCTCGCCCACGCTTTAATGCGTTACAAGAACGGTGGCGGTGCTTCATTTGAGGATAGTATTGTTCCTTCCCTAAAGCAAGCAACTCAGCACCTTTTCCATGATGATCCTTCGGCACCCTTTGGTATACATGCCATAACAAATAAGGGAGTACAGCACGGCGCCCCTTGTGGTAGCTGGTTTGGTCCCACCCACGTGGCGGTAGTTATGGGGGCCCTAATGGAGGATTATCTTAGCAGTGGTGGCCAAGGCCCGGACGTGCTTGTTCTTCGTGACCGACAAGTGATGGAAGATGAGGTGAGGAAGATACTCCTCCTTTCCAAACACGTGCTGTTGCTTATACCCGTGATGCTGGGACCTCATCATATTTCTGAGGGGTACGCCAAGTTGCTGAAGCGTTGCCTTCGAATGGAAAGCACTGTGGGTGCAgttggagggaaagaaggctctgctttctttttcatggGCTATCAGGGGGGAAATCTCATTGTCTTAGATCCTCATTATGCGCAAAGCGCTTTCACGTGTTCCGATACTCAAGGGAAGATCTCAGGTGAATGGTACACGTTGCCGCTGACCAGCTGTAGTACATCAGTGCTGCTTGGGTTTTATATTCATTCTCCCGACAGTTTTAGCCAATTCACGGGCGATATCAAAGACGCAAACTCGTCATTAATATTCCCCCTTATTGAAGTCACTACGAGTGATTGCGTGGGTCACATCTTTAGTGAGGATGACCCCGACGTTTGTTCGCTCGTGTCGTTTGGAGACGAGGAGTCTTCTGGAGCATCCCAACCGGTTACCTAG
- a CDS encoding myosin heavy chain, putative — MATEQKVERVVVGQQVYFQQQQKGWIRGVVKAVPEGSGKVQVEDAASGNVETIPITRVHGYIPQAFDAENPDLFHLNDLHVAPALHCIKQRFEELHLQYSLLGEVVLSVNPFQPMPFNTDKNREKYLTSPNQRLLPPHVWQVAHRAYVQIIVRGLRNQSVVISGESGSGKTETTKMLVGYLGQMSHQRSGNPMQRRVADKVSDSLEWSNPVLESFGNARTLRNHNSSRFGKYIKLYFDSVSGVMVGGKVSTYLLEKSRIVRQASGERNYHIFYEMLAGLSPEEKAELGGLKTSADYKCLRVGNTFDRRGVDGETLNDAEEFSKVRKALTNLGIANNTSRSMFKILAVILHLLELEFTSDQNDKAYIVDEGPFLTACGLLQVDPKLLRECFLVKSSTNIVTIHANKREAEGFCGAFCKAIYVGLFDRLVKLVNASIAPQESTNECKYIGLLDIFGFENFSTNGFEQLCINYANDVLQNHYNKYTFLNDEAECKSEGVSIPEVAFPDNTECIGMFEQKRFGIFALLDNECNYKTGTSERFTQNVWDHWRTLNTFFVLPKSTVPNQFGVRHYASFVNYTTGDWLEKNTDGIKHEVYQTVSNSADTFIRSLFSDGPVLNDRKHTVGLRFQNQLTALREELELTETQFVRCIKPNMSASPHLFENVLVSNQLESTSLLQTIKLKRQGYPVRRSIHDFCRYFFLIMPRSPAELYKRHCIEEAAKTMLAVYQKLYDWASPNFAVGRTKVFLRAEVWASLERLLLRRKGCLLRRCVPLLRRWVYVYRESKRRVEERRQAELKLEREEQARRVAQMSVNATNRELMDWIEELSALFPSIGVVTIRDVVLFLPKREESLKALLEMQRQRFDGSLPLSFTRVMDEAGMRQQIIEKFLRNGINTLYRLAGCDEMVLRGYGVTETELASVRRHLLKEESARVTLDRLRDSIGVTQLSAILLEAKHSAHAAADYTTKIRDLMDLGFPRSHVVPVLTHYSGDVEKAAARLLCEDVGERLREKPPKGEKGRWTSFDAEVQQLVKLGVSKEKAKNALRSTNGSVDEAARSLFNNVT; from the coding sequence ATGGCCACGGAGCAAAAAGTCGAACGCGTAGTTGTGGGGCAGCAGGTGTATttccagcagcaacagaagggGTGGATCCGCGGTGTCGTAAAGGCGGTTCCGGAGGGGAGTGGAAAGGTGCAAGTGGAGGATGCCGCGAGTGGGAATGTTGAGACCATCCCAATCACGAGGGTGCACGGCTATATTCCACAAGCCTTTGACGCGGAGAATCCCGATTTGTTTCATCTGAACGACCTCCACGTAGCACCTGCGCTGCATTGCATCAAACAGCGTTTCGAGGAGCTGCACTTGCAGTATTCGTTGTTGGGTGAGGTTGTGCTTAGTGTTAATCCATTTCAACCTATGCCATTTAACACTGACAAAAACCGTGAAAAATACCTCACTTCACCGAACCAGCGTCTACTTCCTCCTCACGTGTGGCAAGTGGCGCACAGAGCGTACGTTCAAATAATTGTACGAGGTCTCAGAAACCAATCTGTTGTTATCTCCGGTGAATCCGGCAGTGGCAAGACGGAGACGACCAAAATGTTGGTCGGCTACCTCGGCCAGATGAGTCATCAGCGTAGTGGTAACCCTATGCAACGTCGGGTTGCGGATAAAGTTTCCGACAGCCTTGAGTGGAGCAATCCCGTGCTGGAATCATTTGGCAATGCTCGCACTTTGCGCAACCACAACTCATCACGTTTCGGCAAGTACATCAAACTCTACTTCGACAGTGTCTCCGGAGTCATGGTGGGTGGTAAGGTGTCCACGTACCTATTGGAAAAGAGCCGCATTGTTCGACAGGCTAGTGGTGAGCGGAATTACCACATTTTCTACGAAATGCTCGCCGGACTTTCTCCGGAGGAAAAGGCAGAGCTTGGTGGTTTGAAAACATCGGCTGACTACAAATGTCTCAGAGTTGGCAACACATTTGACCGCCGTGGTGTGGACGGTGAAACATTGAATGACGCCGAGGAGTTCAGTAAAGTACGGAAGGCGCTCACTAATCTTGGCATTGCTAACAATACTTCGAGAAGCATGTTTAAGATACTTGCGGTCATTTTGCATCTGTTGGAATTGGAGTTTACGTCAGACCAAAATGATAAGGCATACATAGTGGATGAGGGCCCGTTTCTAACAGCCTGTGGACTTCTCCAGGTGGACCCCAAGCTCTTGCGTGAGTGTTTTCTCGTGAAAAGTAGTACGAACATCGTGACAATTCATGCCAACAAGAGGGAGGCTGAAGGTTTTTGTGGAGCCTTTTGTAAGGCTATTTATGTTGGGCTGTTTGATCGCCTCGTGAAGCTTGTAAACGCATCAATTGCGCCACAGGAGAGCACAAATGAGTGTAAGTACATTGGGCTTCTTGACATCTTCGGTTTTGAGAATTTTTCCACCAATGGTTTCGAACAGTTGTGCATCAATTACGCCAACGATGTGTTACAGAACCACTATAACAAATATACCTTCCTCAATGACGAGGCAGAGTGTAAGAGCGAAGGCGTGAGTATCCCGGAAGTGGCTTTTCCCGACAACACGGAGTGCATCGGTATGTTTGAACAAAAGAGGTTTGGTATATTCGCCTTGCTTGACAATGAGTGCAACTACAAGACTGGAACCTCGGAGCGTTTCACTCAAAATGTATGGGACCATTGGCGAACCTTAAACACGTTCTTTGTGCTTCCCAAAAGCACCGTTCCGAACCAATTTGGTGTTAGGCACTATGCCTCTTTCGTGAACTACACCACAGGGGATTGGCTGGAGAAGAATACAGATGGCATCAAGCATGAGGTATACCAGACTGTAAGCAACTCTGCGGATACGTTCATTCGCTCCCTGTTTTCTGACGGCCCAGTGCTCAATGATCGAAAACATACGGTGGGGCTGCGCTTTCAAAATCAACTAACTGCACTGAGAGAGGAGTTGGAGTTGACGGAAACCCAATTCGTTCGTTGCATTAAACCCAACATGTCTGCAAGTCCACACCTGTTTGAAAACGTTCTCGTTTCGAATCAACTGGAATCGACGTCTTTGTTACAGACCATTAAACTAAAACGGCAGGGATACCCAGTGCGCCGCTCCATTCACGACTTTTGCAGGTACTTCTTTCTCATTATGCCGCGGTCACCAGCAGAGTTGTACAAGCGTCATTGCATTGAAGAAGCGGCGAAGACTATGCTCGCGGTCTATCAAAAGCTCTACGACTGGGCAAGCCCCAATTTCGCTGTGGGCCGTACCAAAGTCTTTCTCCGTGCGGAAGTGTGGGCTTCACTTGagaggttgctgctgcgccgAAAGGGTTGTCTTTTACGTCGGTGCGTCCCTCTCCTCCGACGGTGGGTTTATGTTTATCGTGAGTCGAAACGTCGGGTGGAAGAGCGCCGTCAAGCGGAGCTGAAGCTGGAACGAGAGGAGCAGGCGCGGCGCGTGGCGCAGATGTCTGTCAATGCCACGAACAGGGAACTGATGGATTGGATAGAGGAGTTGTCTGCTCTGTTTCCGTCTATTGGCGTAGTGACAATACGAGACGTCGTGCTGTTCCTACCGAAGCGTGAGGAATCACTAAAGGCGTTGCTTGAAATGCAACGGCAGCGGTTTGATGGATCTCTGCCGCTCTCCTTCACGCGTGTGATGGATGAGGCCGGCATGCGGCAGCAGATCATTGAGAAGTTTCTGCGCAATGGCATTAACACCCTTTACAGACTAGCGGGCTGTGACGAGATGGTCTTGCGGGGCTACGGAGTGACGGAAACAGAACTTGCCTCTGTGAGACGACATTTGTTGAAGGAAGAATCCGCCCGTGTAACGTTGGATCGATTGCGAGATAGCATTGGCGTCACTCAATTGAGTGCTATCCTGTTAGAGGCGAAACATAGTGCACATGCCGCGGCGGACTACACGACAAAAATACGAGATCTGATGGACTTGGGGTTTCCCCGGAGTCATGTCGTGCCTGTACTCACGCATTATAGCGGTGACGTGGAAAAGGCGGCTGCCCGGTTGCTTTGCGAGGACGTGGGTGAGCGGCTCAGGGAGAAACCACcaaagggggagaagggtCGTTGGACGTCCTTCGATGCGGAAGTGCAGCAGTTAGTGAAACTTGGCGTCTCAAAGGAGAAGGCGAAGAATGCTCTTCGAAGCACGAATGGAAGTGTAGATGAGGCCGCGCGTAGCCTTTTTAACAACGTTACGTAG
- a CDS encoding DNA repair helicase and transcription factor protein, putative, which produces MECLFLEERIKKEGCVVLFAEAFRPSFANIQGFLTTIAEPVSRLSLMHEYRMTYFSLGAAASASISVSEVIQFLDGHVYFFRDKCFASYRESVCAFAEMYMSRCNLARVVIDESRTLLECKDIVTAKTLLKDRVVRSLCCQPKEIVGEDACPHFLLKSRAAARVVAERCVLLGYPLQQQYEYEKDTSIRNVNIALKSQTRPRPYQIAAVDAAASDGALRSGCIVLPCGSGKTLVGIMLLCKVKKPTLILCAGGVSVEQWRNQILEFASVCPPANNEEGDPSNSTTGEKVRTAAVGAARISCLTGKQKDEITDETDIVLTTYSMLVTAHKAQARCQVEGFEMNADGRGRNPRRANPKERLFQPYGLLIMDEVHMMPADAYKDSLGFINAKGVVGLTATYVREDSKIRDLFHLVGPKLFDISWERLASSGYLAHVTCIEVLTPLARRFSLEYLERSSELTSPQHGTPLLVMLAAANPNKMLCVMEIVKRHVAESSKILVFCDHIMLLKEYSKLLGAPVVCGDTPHRERLMIFSDFQSTSKVNVVCLSRVGDVSVNLPSANVVVQVSSHGGSRRQEAQRLGRILRPKEKASNGKPTDAWFYTVISTDTVEMSYAAHRTAFLVDQGYTCSVTEFNPDGAPEAAVEGVDDTAPGDVVSIRQAKLRGTFKKQELKCSVASPTAQGSVNPRSLDYQEKLLCRVVASWELDYQNATSQQNEPGVANDTATGLIDKKMKRARDETAEDIKREWNSGAQTTQPRGDFCRLPLQRLVGANDDVVYHES; this is translated from the coding sequence ATGGAGTGCCTGTTCTTGGAGGAGAGAATCAAGAAGGAaggttgtgttgtgttgtttgcCGAGGCATTCCGACCTTCGTTCGCTAACATTCAGGGGTTTCTCACAACTATCGCAGAGCCCGTTTCACGACTTTCTCTGATGCACGAATACCGTATGACATACTTTTCACTGGGTGCGGCTGCCTCCGCCAGCATATCGGTGTCAGAAGTAATTCAGTTCTTGGACGGCCACGTTTACTTTTTTCGTGATAAATGTTTTGCTTCCTACCGAGAGAGTGTTTGTGCCTTTGCTGAGATGTATATGAGTCGGTGTAACTTGGCACGTGTAGTCATAGATGAGTCGCGAACGTTGCTGGAATGTAAGGATATTGTAACGGCAAAAACATTGTTAAAGGACCGAGTCGTGCGATCCCTCTGTTGCCAACCCAAGGAAATCGTTGGTGAGGATGCGTGCCCCCATTTCCTTCTTAAGAGTCGTGCCGCGGCGAGGGTGGTGGCCGAGCGCTGCGTTCTGCTTGGCTACCCgctacaacaacaatacgaGTATGAGAAGGATACAAGCATTCGTAACGTTAACATTGCGTTGAAGTCTCAAACTAGGCCTCGCCCATACCAGATCGCTGCTGTTGACGCCGCGGCGAGCGATGGGGCTTTGCGCAGTGGTTGTATAGTTCTTCCCTGTGGATCTGGTAAGACACTTGTCGGTATCATGCTCCTTTGTAAGGTAAAGAAACCAACACTCATACTTTGCGCAGGGGGCGTGAGTGTTGAGCAGTGGAGAAACCAGATTTTAGAGTTCGCAAGCGTTTGTCCCCCCGCAAACAATGAAGAGGGCGATCCGTCGAATAGTACCACTGGCGAGAAGGTGCGGACAGCAGCAGTTGGGGCTGCACGCATCTCATGTCTGACCGGAAAGCAGAAGGATGAGATCACGGATGAGACGGATATTGTGCTGACGACGTACAGTATGCTGGTGACTGCGCATAAGGCCCAGGCGCGCTGCCAGGTGGAGGGCTTCGAAATGAACGCTGATGGACGGGGAAGAAACCCCCGGAGGGCCAATCCTAAGGAGCGGCTGTTCCAACCGTACGGTCTTCTTATCATGGATGAAGTGCACATGATGCCTGCGGATGCGTACAAGGATAGCTTGGGTTTCATCAACGCTAAAGGCGTTGTGGGGCTGACGGCAACGTATGTGCGGGAGGATTCCAAAATACGTGacctttttcatttggtaGGACCAAAGTTGTTTGACATTTCGTGGGAAAGACTGGCGAGTAGTGGTTATTTAGCTCACGTGACCTGCATCGAGGTGCTGACGCCGCTGGCGCGCCGCTTCAGTCTTGAGTACCTTGAGCGCAGCAGCGAGCTTACATCGCCACAACACGGTACACCGCTTCTCGTGATGCTTGCGGCTGCTAACCCCAACAAGATGCTGTGCGTTATGGAGATCGTCAAGAGACATGTCGCCGAGTCCTCGAAGATTCTCGTTTTCTGTGACCACATCATGCTACTGAAGGAATACAGCAAGCTTCTCGGTGCACCTGTGGTTTGCGGGGATACGCCTCATCGGGAGCGCCTGATGATATTCTCTGACTTTCAGAGTACCTCGAAGGTAAACGTTGTTTGCCTGTCGCGTGTAGGAGATGTTAGTGTAAACCTTCCAAGCGCGAATGTTGTGGTGCAGGTATCCAGTCACGGTGGAAGCAGACGGCAAGAGGCACAGCGCCTCGGGAGGATTCTGCGccccaaagaaaaagcgagCAATGGCAAACCCACCGACGCTTGGTTTTACACTGTGATCAGCACAGACACCGTTGAGATGTCGTACGCAGCACACCGAACTGCATTCCTCGTGGATCAGGGTTACACGTGTAGTGTCACGGAGTTTAACCCTGACGGCGCTCCGGAGGCTGCTGTGGAGGGGGTAGATGACACGGCACCGGGTGATGTTGTTAGTATTCGTCAGGCGAAACTCCGTGGCACCTTCAAGAAACAAGAACTAAAATGCAGTGTTGCTTCACCCACTGCACAGGGATCTGTCAATCCACGTAGCCTGGACTACCAGGAGAAGCTTCTTTGCCGTGTGGTTGCGAGTTGGGAGTTGGATTACCAAAATGCAACGTCACAGCAGAATGAGCCAGGTGTGGCAAATGACACAGCAACTGGTTTGATAgacaagaaaatgaagagggcGAGAGACGAAACCGCTGAGGATATCAAGCGCGAGTGGAACTCGGGCGCTCAGACGACGCAACCACGTGGGGACTTTTGTCGCTTGCCGCTGCAAAGGTTAGTAGGCGCTAACGATGACGTTGTCTATCATGAGAGTTAG
- a CDS encoding 60S ribosomal protein L2, putative, protein MGKTVLTCRKGNGSVYQVHGHKRLGPAKLRILDYAERHGFMRGVVKAIEHEPGRGAPLARVEFRHPYKYRRVKELMVAPEGMFTGQSMLCGVKAPLAIGNVLPLGQITEGCIVCNVEAKVGDRGTLARASGDYCIIISHNTETGRTRLKLPSGQKKTVPSSCRAMIGIVAGGGRIEKPVLKAGNSFYRFRGKRNCWPKVRGVARNPVEHPHGGGNHQHIGHPSTVSRHAPPGQKVGLIAARRTGRIRGSRAVRGAWHPEE, encoded by the coding sequence ATGGGGAAGACAGTGCTTACCTGCCGTAAGGGCAACGGCTCTGTGTACCAGGTGCACGGCCACAAGCGGCTCGGCCCCGCGAAGCTGCGCATTCTCGACTACGCCGAGCGTCACGGTTTCATGCGCGGTGTTGTGAAGGCCATCGAACACGAGCCCGGCCGCGGTGCTCCGCTGGCGCGCGTGGAGTTCCGCCACCCGTACAAATACCGCCGCGTGAAGGAATTGATGGTCGCTCCGGAAGGCATGTTCACCGGACAGTCGATGCTCTGTGGTGTTAAGGCACCGCTTGCTATTGGGAATGTCCTGCCACTCGGTCAAATCACGGAGGGTTGCATCGTTTGCAACGTGGAGGCGAAGGTTGGCGACCGCGGTACCCTCGCCCGTGCTTCTGGCGACTATTGCATTATTATTTCGCACAACACTGAAACGGGTCGCACCCGCCTCAAACTTCCAAGCGGCCAGAAGAAAACGGTTCCCAGCAGCTGCCGTGCCATGATTGGCATCGTCGCCGGTGGTGGCCGTATTGAAAAGCCGGTCCTTAAAGCCGGTAATTCCTTCTACCGCTTCCGTGGCAAACGCAACTGCTGGCCCAAGGTACGTGGTGTGGCTCGTAACCCCGTGGAGCACCCTCACGGTGGTGGTAACCATCAACACATTGGCCACCCCTCCACCGTCTCGCGCCACGCCCCACCCGGACAGAAGGTTGGTTTAATTGCCGCTCGTCGCACGGGTCGGATTCGCGGTAGCAGAGCTGTCAGGGGCGCATGGCATCCGGAGGAGTAG